Proteins encoded together in one Telopea speciosissima isolate NSW1024214 ecotype Mountain lineage chromosome 4, Tspe_v1, whole genome shotgun sequence window:
- the LOC122659987 gene encoding probable E3 ubiquitin-protein ligase BAH1-like 1 isoform X1, with protein MKFCKTYQEYMQGQKQPLPGVGLKKLKKILKHCREEVQLQRDINGVLNPSTCPHQCPVCDGTFFPSLLKEMSTVVGCFNERAQKLLELHLASGFRKCFMWKGRNHVTLIQEGKDLVTYAMINAIAIRKILKKYDKIHYSKQGQAFRSQAQSMHIEILQSPWLCELMAFHINLRETKVKIKSVSGFFEGCSLVFNDGKPSLSCAIFDSVKLDIDLTCSICLDTVFDPVSLTCGHIFCYKCACSAASVSIVDGLKSTDHKAKCPLCREVSICSMFYLFSLLNPYVTAIEAVFLVLVHMQVRNHQLVCLILDIFRILACLCFVN; from the exons ATGAAGTTCTGCAAGACTTATCAGGAATACATGCAAGGACAGAAGCAGCCATTACCAGGGGTTGGATTGAAGAAGCTGAAGAAGATCCTGAAACACTGTAGGGAAGAGGTTCAATTGCAGAGAGACATCAATGGGGTACTTAACCCCTCCACATGTCCCCACCAATGCCCAG TGTGCGATGGAACCTTTTTCCCCTCTCTCCTCAAGGAGATGTCCACAGTTGTGGGCTGCTTCAATGAGCGAGCACAAAAGTTGCTCGAGCTACACTTGGCGTCAGGCTTCCGAAAGTGCTTTATGTGGAAAGGAAGGAACCATGTTACTTTAATTCAGGAAGGCAAGGACCTGGTCACCTATGCAATGATCAATGCCATTGCCATCCGAAAAATTTTAAAGAAGTATGACAAG ATCCATTACTCTAAACAAGGCCAGGCTTTCAGATCACAAGCTCAAAGTATGCATATTGAAATCCTTCAATCTCCATGGCTTTGTGAGTTAATGGCTTTCCACATTAACTTAAGGGAAACCAAGGTCAAGATAAAGTCAGTCTCAGGATTTTTTGAAGGCTGCTCGCTTGTGTTTAATGATGGCAAGCCATCACTCTCTTGTGCAATCTTTGATTCAGTGAAGCTCGATATTGATCTTACATGTTCTATATGCTTG GACACAGTGTTTGATCCAGTGTCTCTCACATGTGGTCATATCTTCTGCTATAAGTGTGCATGCTCTGCAGCATCAGTGAGCATCGTGGATGGCCTAAAGTCGACAGACCATAAAGCAAAATGCCCTCTATGTCGAGAGGTAAGTATCTGTTCTATgttctatttattttctttattaa ATCCTTATGTGACAGCAATAGAAGCTGTCTTCCTTGTCCTTGTGCATATGCAAGTCAGGAATCACCAGTTGGTGTGCCTCATTTTAGATATCTTTCGAATCC TAGCATGTTTGTGTTTTGTGAATTAA
- the LOC122659987 gene encoding probable E3 ubiquitin-protein ligase BAH1-like 1 isoform X2, whose amino-acid sequence MKFCKTYQEYMQGQKQPLPGVGLKKLKKILKHCREEVQLQRDINGVLNPSTCPHQCPVCDGTFFPSLLKEMSTVVGCFNERAQKLLELHLASGFRKCFMWKGRNHVTLIQEGKDLVTYAMINAIAIRKILKKYDKIHYSKQGQAFRSQAQSMHIEILQSPWLCELMAFHINLRETKVKIKSVSGFFEGCSLVFNDGKPSLSCAIFDSVKLDIDLTCSICLDTVFDPVSLTCGHIFCYKCACSAASVSIVDGLKSTDHKAKCPLCREAGVFEGFVFLEELNILLSRSCHEYWEERLQTERKERVKQAKEHWESQCRAFIGV is encoded by the exons ATGAAGTTCTGCAAGACTTATCAGGAATACATGCAAGGACAGAAGCAGCCATTACCAGGGGTTGGATTGAAGAAGCTGAAGAAGATCCTGAAACACTGTAGGGAAGAGGTTCAATTGCAGAGAGACATCAATGGGGTACTTAACCCCTCCACATGTCCCCACCAATGCCCAG TGTGCGATGGAACCTTTTTCCCCTCTCTCCTCAAGGAGATGTCCACAGTTGTGGGCTGCTTCAATGAGCGAGCACAAAAGTTGCTCGAGCTACACTTGGCGTCAGGCTTCCGAAAGTGCTTTATGTGGAAAGGAAGGAACCATGTTACTTTAATTCAGGAAGGCAAGGACCTGGTCACCTATGCAATGATCAATGCCATTGCCATCCGAAAAATTTTAAAGAAGTATGACAAG ATCCATTACTCTAAACAAGGCCAGGCTTTCAGATCACAAGCTCAAAGTATGCATATTGAAATCCTTCAATCTCCATGGCTTTGTGAGTTAATGGCTTTCCACATTAACTTAAGGGAAACCAAGGTCAAGATAAAGTCAGTCTCAGGATTTTTTGAAGGCTGCTCGCTTGTGTTTAATGATGGCAAGCCATCACTCTCTTGTGCAATCTTTGATTCAGTGAAGCTCGATATTGATCTTACATGTTCTATATGCTTG GACACAGTGTTTGATCCAGTGTCTCTCACATGTGGTCATATCTTCTGCTATAAGTGTGCATGCTCTGCAGCATCAGTGAGCATCGTGGATGGCCTAAAGTCGACAGACCATAAAGCAAAATGCCCTCTATGTCGAGAG GCAGGAGTTTTTGaaggttttgtatttttggaGGAGCTGAACATTTTATTAAGTCGAAG TTGCCATGAATATTGGGAAGAACGGCTtcaaacagaaagaaaagagcGGGTGAAGCAGGCAAAGGAGCACTGGGAATCCCAATGTCGAGCTTTCATTGGAGTCTGA